The nucleotide sequence actcattttctttcataatgtaactcaaaaggaattcatttaaatcatgctcactatcatttaagaacaagggtgtggattgtcctaaactaggctaggtaaggataatgtgggttaacaaagaataaaggctaaacgaggctcaacggggtttaaaacttacaacaaatacgaaatatgggaagtaaggctatttggttatggtggcaactacacaacttcatcttgatatatgttatgcaaatcaatgtcatgctttgaatgaaacggatataagttctagcatttagttctatcatgatacaattgcattctaagtagcaaccaagcaaggaataatgagatcatgcaacaacttttagaaaacaaagaatcacagaaaataactctccaaagaaggtaatggctcgagtctcacagggttgtagcgtttgtttgagttccttccttcaagcatgttactaaaacgaatttttcttttatgattgcatgtgaagtcatacattataaccataaccaagcatataccaagagtaaatcaaacttttctctatgttaataactctttttaacagtcatgcaattacaaaccaaatccttatcataacgttggaaggtaccctaagacacaaaaacaactcaaaacactctttttaggcttttcaaaaaaaaaatgtttttcaaatttttatgtgattttcggagttataaaacaaaacacactaaaacactctaaaacaacttaaaaacaccttaaaacagcaaggaacaacatttgaagttatgggtgataaaatcccacgaatttgcattaacaacattagttacccccccacacttaaatcaaacattgtcctcaatgttttaagcatagattcacacaaaacataagtaaacacacaaaaagcacttaaacatactaaacatggcataatgtaaataacaaagagaagagtttagggacgcaaatctggttgtggaatgtaaattccatcttctccttggtgattgcattgatgcttgattttgttgattccacaggcttactctcgaactggttgccgcccatcgttgattttcctttgtgctactgggctggaggattcttttcgtcttccccgaaggtctgagcttacccctttggtctgtttctttgttcaatctttccaattcgtaatgaaaagggttggaggataactcagcctatgtttgtctccacatgcttcaatgtatcattttcacttgccttactcgctcccttttgcagaagtggtcccttctccggaagtgtatcaaccgttgaagatgactactcgagagcaacgctaggtaagcaatcaggaatagattacaggcagttggctccagaacggaagactgactccaagtgccggctgattgcttcttttactttgccatgcgagtaagaacaaggacaaagaaaaagacagggaaagagcatgatatgagatacttttgcttttgaccttgatgatatgagatacctttgcttttgaagaagcggtgaatgaatcagcacatgtatttgttgtgctgtttcctcctgggtcatctgtactccagacatctgatatcatctttggggaagaagaaagaattgagtatttcgaaaggctttgtggggagtgcaccctcagaggtgagggagagttgggcattttcttcaggtttgccctgccataaaagacgaaggtcgacatatatagagataatagcaagtggtggtactttttacctttgtcgacaaacgttttgatcccgcaactccggctttttgaaatagtggcgcctcttcgatttttgaatacgcctcttcgatttctgagcaggcgccccttcgatttctgagcgacacgtggtagtgcagatgcggctccttttgacaaagctgcacgcgtcttctgaaaagcagagaaagcgtcgccgaactttgcgcttgtcggctaaagatgtgtagttgtgatgatggcctccacgtgttgtctgaaaagaagaaatcttttgacaaagtttgaacgcgccttctgaaaagccgagaaaacgtcgcctaaattacgccggaaattccggctttttgaattggtggacgcgtcgccttggcttttttattgagctatcgatcaccacaacaaacacactctgaagatttcccattcttgaaaatcgactccggccctttgaaatttaactccatcccttctctttgaacacttttgaaaaatggcaaactcatcgaaccttagcttggaattgagccttagcagtgatacgggcgcgccgcgtcaaggtaacgtatggcacccttctttcttttcttctaacggtcctctcacaggtgaagactccgtgatgcaggacgccacaacagctacaatagtagctaggaacctcctcactccaaaagatagtaggctgctgtcaggacggtctgatgagttggccgttcaagagtccctcgcacttagtgtttaatgtgcgagttctgtgtccaacatgagccaacgcctgcttgcccgctcccgtcaggtggaatcattgatggcaaaggtggaaagtctcaagcaggagatccagcagcttaagtatgagaatagaagtttgcatgtgcttgcaaataactatttgtcgggtatgaagaggaagcttgatgaactgcaagagtctgaaggtcggattcaaagtgaccgtcaaaggttttcgtctttcctccagaggcacctttttcctgggtcatctagcgtttggccaagtattgaggcctggaatgctctagctccgatgacttccgctccgatgcctcccgcttctattcctcccgcttcgatgtcttctgcttcgatgccttccgttccgatgccttctgctccgacgccttctgctccgacgcctcgtagtggggcttcaagtaaacgccctctgtgaaggctctatctttctttgtttagcagtgcctatcaataaatcaaacattttctcaatgttacaatcatagactcacacaattaataaacaaacaataataactaaacaacctaacaaggcagaaacgaaaatccaacaaagagaagagtttttaggaatctggaattggagtgctttctacgtcttcctttgttgaatgcatgggttgcctcccaagtagcgctttcttttacgtcttgcagccggacggtacctccgtttaagcttgactaggttccacggcatggaggggtacctcctccacgacatgctcctcgaacatctcgtaatagggcttcaatcgatgcccattcactttgaattcttgctgcgtccttgaacttttgatttgtactgcaccatgagggaaaacattagtgacaataaaaggaccaacccatttggaacgcaatttacccggaaacaaccgaaggcgagaattgaacaacaacactttctgcccaatagagaacgtcttggcacgaatcatcttgtcatgaaatgcctttgttttctccttgtaaatccgggcattctcatatgcttcatttcggatttcatcaagctcacataattgaagcttcctatgtaaacctgcggcatcaaggtccatattgaacgttttgacggcccaatgtgcacgatgctctagttcgacgggaagatggcatggcttcccatagatgagccgaaaaggtgacatcccaatgggggttttgtaggcagtgcgatacgcccacaatgcatcatttaagcgcaaactccaatccttccttgtaggccccacagtcttctcaagaatctgcttgatttccctattcgaaacctcggcttgcccgctcgtttgaggatgataaggtgtggccaccttatgtgtgacattgtatttcttgagcaacgcctcgatggttcgattacaaaaatgggaacctccatcactgattagcactcgtggcattccaaaccttgcaaaaatgttagttttcacaaaatctgcaaccactcgagaatcattagctcgggtggcttttgcttccacccatttcgacacataatccacagcaagcaatatataaataaacccatgtgacgaaggaaagggacccataaaatcaatacccgaaacatcaaagatttcaacactaaaaatgggggtttgcggcatttgctgtttaggaccaatatttcccgttctttggcatctatcacaagacatgcaaaatgttctagcatccctaaagatggtaggccaataaaaaccacattctaacaccttaagtgctgttctttgagtgccaaagtgtcccccacaagcataagtgtgacaaaaggttagaatagcattaaactcagaatcgtacacacacctacgtataacttggtcagggcaatatttccataaatacgggtcatcccacacataaaaccgtgcctctttctttaatttatcacattggtgtttaagtaattctCTAGGAatatgtttagacaccaaataattcaccaaatcagcataccagggttcacttaccttgacggacatcagttgctcatctgggaatgtctctatgataggcacggcatcctcttcatgcaccatacggctcaagtggtcagccaccacgttttcacttcctttcttgtcccggatttcgatatcgaattcttggagaagaagcatccatcggaTAAggctcggctttgcttcctttttcgtgagcaagtacctcaaagctgcatgatcagaataaacgattactttagttccaattaaatatgaacggaatttatctaaagcaaaaaccacagctagaagttctttttccgtcgtgaagtagttcaattgggcatcattgagagtccgagaggcatagtatatgacatgcggccgcttgtctcttctttgtcctagaacagctcctaatgcatagtcggatgcatcgcacatgagttcgaacggaaggctccaatctggaggtacaataatgggggccgagactagcttctccttgagttggttaaatgccgaattacactcttcatcaaacttgaatggaacatctttttgaagcaatcggcaaagagggttggacatcttggagaagtccttgataaaacgcctatagaaccctgcatggccaagaaacgaacgtacctctctaaccgaagtaggagagggtaagtgacgtacaaggtctattttcgatttatctacttcaattcctttttctgaaacaatatgtcctaaaactataccttgtttcaccataaaatgacatttctcccaattcaagacaaggttagtttcaacacatcgtttcaaaattaaggtcagattatccaagcaattatcaaatgaactcccaaatacactgaaatcatccatgaaaacctcaatgatcttttcaacaaaatcggaaaatatacttaccatacacctttggaaagtggccggtgcgttgcataagccaaatggcatgcgacgataagcaaatgttccaaagggacatgtgaatgtggtcttctcttgatcatccggggctatcacaatttggttatatccagagtatccatcaagaaaacagtaaaaagcatgaccggctaacctttcgagcatctggtcgatgaatggcaaaggaaagtgatctttcctagtcatggcatttagcttccggtaatcgatacatactcgccaacctgtttgaatgcgggttggcacaagctcattctcagcattcttcaccactgtcactccagacttctttggaacacattgcactggtgacacccaacgactatcagagatcggataaatcactccacaatcaagaagtttgataatatcttttttcacaacttccatcattggagggttgagacggcgctgagcctctcgagttggtttagccccctcctcaaggagtatacggtgcatgcatctggtagggcttattcctttaatgtcggccaaagtccaccctatggccgttttgtgctctcgcagcaccctcacaagcttctcctcctccattgccgtgagacttgatgaaatgatgacgggcaatgtttcgccttttcccaaaaacacatacttcaaatggtccggcaacggcttaagttcaagcgatggtgcctgaacaacagaaggtagcatcttagtggaaactgaatttgaaagtgagagtggaaccttaccatattgttgtggcaatgactcaagggctgccacaacctcaattatttcttcactagaacccattgcaaagaattcctcctccttgccgtggccttgcattggcccaaatccttcatttttgcgctctatggccttagtgatggttgtttccagggcgtcctcgttcaattcttcaaggtatacctgcgccaaagaatcgataacatcaatggaaaaacaagaatgatcatcaacgggatatctcatagtttcagaaatattaaaatcaatcacttccccatcgaattccattgtcaaggtgcctttgtatacatcaatcttcgttcgggccgtcttcatgaatggcctaccaaggagaatcggcaaagatgtagaatgggttgaatcctccatgtctaggacgtagaaatcagccggaaaaattaaatggttcacctgcacaagcacatcttccaaaactccttttggatatgcgttagaacgatcggccaattgtataattacaccatcttgttttaattcacccaaattcatagatgcataaatagaataaggcatgacatttatggatgcacctaaatcaagcatggcatgttcaaaacgattatgtccaatcacacaaggaatcgtgaaactaccggggtctttgcacttggtaggcagtttacgttgcaaaacagcggacacattctcgcttaccttcactacctctttgtttgcccttcttctctttgtattgcataggtccttgaggaatttagcatactttggaacctgtttgattgcatcgagaagcggtatgttcacttgcaccttccggaacgtttcaagaatgtccttctcgctttcttccttttttttcttgcatgaacctgctaggaaaaggtacattgggcagattaggacgtgaagtacatgaatttgaacttaaattacctgatttggccgagttagggtgatctgcctcaggttgtgtcgtctcttcatctactttctgggcagatttgggattgtttggctcggtcccaacttcttttccaccccttagggtgatggccttggcggattcgaatcctccatttggattgactgtggttgagctaggaagctttccttgctctctaatctgtccaaggaactcagaaatctgccctatttgtttcttcatatccatcatctccttctcgttatttgctatccggttgttttgattttgcaatccctgcgaaatagaggttagtaattgcatagcttgatcactttccaaggacgtacctgaatgagatgatgccgaaggttgttggggttgttggggttgttggggtgcatacggcttggaataaaaaccagggggtttggcctaaatcctccttgttgggcagcttgttgtggctccctccatttgaagtttggatggtccctccatccgacattgtaagtgttcgagtatgggttgttttgattttgtccttggaaaccaattgcattggcagattcccacccaccattctcgattagttgagggcacttgtcggatggatgcccttgaattgagcacacgccacaaacttggtgttcttgtgcttttggaccaatcacaacctgagaaacaagagaagtaagattagcaagttgtgattgaatttcagaaatagcactcacctcatttacactttgttgtcgtggggcttccctttgacccactccttcatattgttgagcgttgagcgctcggttggctatgagaatcttggcatcccttggtgttttgtccaccaatgctcctcctgctgatgcatcaagcatttgacgttcgataggaaggaggccctcatagaaatattgaaggagaagttcctccttcatttgatgttgaggacatgaagctacaaggcccttgaagcgctcataataagccgggaatgtctcaccatgattctgttgaataccactaattttcttccgtaggagaatcactctcgaagtagggaagaatttctccaagaaagcacgcttcatactctcccacgaagtcacagttcccggggctagttcgtagagccaatctttggccttgtccataagtgaaaatggaaaggccttcatcttcaatatactcccatccacattgacgggggtcatgctcgaacaaaccacctcgaactccttgacatgcttgttgggatcttccatggaaagcccatggtacttcggaatgtggtgcaacaagcttgacttcaatttgaATTCATCGGTTTtgtcttgggcagccgcggggtattgaatgcaaagaggggctgcattggccacacctgaggcagaaagctctttaatggttcgattgtccacggccatggttggtacttcctctttaacccaatctgtggcttcctcttctacttcaggttcgggactaggaggattagactcttgcaatttcttgttccttctcaaagtcctctcgaaatcaccgtcaaagtcggagatatgctcacgaacaggttgtgatctacgggtcataaactagtacctacacacaaaagtaaacaagataagtaaccaacttaatagacttggcacaagtaagaaaacaagttgccacacacggcacaaaaacacatacacacggtgcaaaagaaaaattaaaacaaaacagaaactaaacaatttaaacaagactcaagacaagggattagcaactttgccaatccccggcaacggcgccaaaatttgatgcgtgatttatacgcacacaaactaaaccctatttgtgacaattgtagtaatgatgtaagtagggatcgttctaaccggggattaactagggatgctaaatacttgactcaaataaataaaact is from Pyrus communis chromosome 10, drPyrComm1.1, whole genome shotgun sequence and encodes:
- the LOC137747927 gene encoding uncharacterized protein, translated to SVVQAPSLELKPLPDHLKYVFLGKGETLPVIISSSLTAMEEDGYSGYNQIVIAPDDQEKTTFTCPFGTFAYRRMPFGLCNAPATFQRCMVSIFSDFVEKIIEVFMDDFSVFGSSFDNCLDNLTLILNSDHAALRYLLTKKEAKPSLACGGHFGTQRTALKVLECGFYWPTIFRDARTFCMSCDRCQRTGNIGPKQQMPQTPIFSVEIFDVSGIDFMGPFPSSHGFIYILLAVDYVSKWVEAKATRANDSRVVADFVKTNIFARFGMPRVLISDGGSHFCNRTIEALLKKYNVTHKVATPYHPQTSGQAEVSNREIKQILEKTVGPTRKDWSLRLNDDAFTQIKVSLTAPPVLMPPQHAVEKLSFALFFTASKLRHYMLPSVTQVISQIDVIRYMLTRPIVKGRIGKWTMALSEFSLQYVPQKAVKRQALADF